The following proteins are encoded in a genomic region of Vanessa tameamea isolate UH-Manoa-2023 chromosome 4, ilVanTame1 primary haplotype, whole genome shotgun sequence:
- the Esg gene encoding zinc finger protein SNAI2, with amino-acid sequence MLVEDSQTARALLSKKYAHCPLKKRPVLVREERPATPPTTPPHPAHLATRLYYDYHCETENDEPENLSTKPEDLSRTGNYPSKATSPIATAIIKAEPKEWPQQQLEYLAACRARLEPIPTELARPTPQYAYLPTLYPAYPMEELYSAAPSLSPPTHPQLYARYSPASPPSSISPPPCPEDLRSPGSVSSDSGVSVSAPRRPRYQCPDCAKSYSTYSGLSKHQQYHCAAAEGSLARKSFSCKYCAKVYTSLGALKMHIRTHTLPCKCHLCGKAFSRPWLLQGHIRTHTGEKPFSCHHCRRAFADRSNLRAHLQTHSDVKKYSCTGCGKTFSRMSLLSKHLEGGCGAPGTSPYEYRGEALPTTHAHQQHPPPATVHAY; translated from the exons ATGCTCGTGGAAGATTCGCAGACTGCTAGAGCATTGTTATCGAAAAAATATGCGCACTGTCCGCTGAAGAAGCGGCCGGTGCTGGTTCGGGAGGAGCGTCCAGCGACGCCGCCCACTACACCGCCTCACCCCGCCCACTTAGCTACGCGACTTTATTACGATTATCATT GTGAAACAGAAAACGATGAACCGGAAAATCTCAGCACAAAGCCGGAAGACTTGTCTAGAACTGGCAACTACCCCAGCAAAGCCACTTCACCTATTGCCACAGCAATAATAAAAGCTGAACCAAAAGAATGGCCTCAGCAACAGCTAGAATACCTTGCAGCTTGTCGCGCACGTTTAGAACCTATACCCACCGAACTCGCACGGCCGACACCTCAATATGCATATCTGCCAACACTCTACCCTGCATACCCTATGGAAGAACTATATTCTGCTGCGCCATCTCTTTCACCTCCTACGCATCCACAACTTTACGCTAGGTACTCGCCAGCCTCACCACCTTCCTCTATTTCGCCACCACCTTGCCCAGAAGACCTTCGATCTCCCGGTTCAGTGTCCTCTGACTCTGGAGTTTCTGTATCTGCTCCGCGCCGTCCACGCTATCAGTGCCCGGATTGTGCGAAATCTTATTCGACGTACTCTGGACTTTCGAAACATCAACAGTATCATTGTGCTGCAGCAGAAGGAAGTCTCGCGAGAAAATCATTTAGCTGCAAGTATTGCGCTAAAGTATATACATCACTGGGCGCCTTGAAGATGCACATCAGAACTCATACTTTGCCGTGCAAATGTCATTTATGTGGAAAGGCTTTCTCGAGACCCTGGTTGTTACAGGGACACATTCGAACCCATACTGGTGAAAAACCGTTTTCTTGCCATCATTGCCGTCGTGCATTCGCTGATAGGTCTAATTTACGTGCACATTTACAAACTCACTCAGACGTTAAGAAATACTCGTGCACCGGGTGTGGTAAGACCTTTTCGCGCATGTCGTTGTTAAGTAAACATTTAGAGGGAGGATGTGGCGCGCCCGGTACGTCTCCGTACGAGTATCGCGGTGAAGCTCTCCCAACGACGCACGCGCATCAACAACATCCGCCACCTGCAACGGTTCATGCTTATTGA